The following are encoded in a window of Castanea sativa cultivar Marrone di Chiusa Pesio chromosome 5, ASM4071231v1 genomic DNA:
- the LOC142636647 gene encoding SH3 domain-containing protein 3, whose translation MDALRKQASKLREQVAKQQQAVIKQFGGTGYESSDVMVIDEVELQRHQQLEKLYRSTRNGRDFQKEIVKAAETFTAIGYKHIETGTKLSEDCCKYGAENINDNILAKAASIYGDARKHVEKEQEDFNKLLSSQVLDPLRAMIGGAPLEDARHLAQRYSRMRQEAETQALEVSRRQARVRESPTPENVAKLHAAEAKKQELKANMAVLGKEASAALAAVDAQQQRLTFQRLVSMVEGEKTYHLRIAAILGEVEAEMVSEKQRKESAPPVISSENGSEKTTYFLAEVTHTFNAESEKELSLSVGDYVVVRKVSPSGWSEGECRGNAGWFPSAYVEKRQRIPTSDVAEEVY comes from the exons ATGGACGCTCTGAGAAAACAAGCCAGTAAGCTCAGAGAACAAGTCGCCAAACAACAACAG GCTGTGATAAAGCAGTTTGGTGGAACTGGGTATGAGAGCTCTGATGTAATGGTTATCGATGAGGTCGAGTTGCAGAGACATCAACAACTAGAGAAACTCTACAGGTCCACTCGCAATGGAAGG gattttcaaaaagaaattgttAAAGCAGCAGAAACGTTTACTGCCATAGGCTATAAGCATATTGAAACAG GAACCAAGTTGTCTGAGGATTGCTGCAAATATGGAGCTGAAAACATCAATGATAACATTTTAGCTAAGGCTGCATCTATATATGGAGATGCTCGTAAACATGTGGAAAAGGAGCAAGAGGACTTTAATAAGCTGTTATCATCACag GTTTTAGATCCCTTGAGAGCAATGATCGGTGGTGCTCCTTTGGAAGATGCTCGTCATCTTGCTCAACGTTATAGTCGTATGAGACAGGAAGCGGAGACTCAG GCACTAGAAGTTTCCAGAAGACAAGCACGGGTAAGGGAATCTCCAACGCCTGAAAATGTTGCAAAGCTGCATGCAGCAGAAGCGAAAAAGCAGGAACTAAAAGCAAACATGGCCGTTCTGGGTAAAGAAGCTTCAGCTGCATTAGCTGCTGTTGATGCACAGCAGCAAAGGCTGACCTTCCAGAGGCTTGTTTCAATG GTTGAAGGAGAAAAGACTTATCATCTAAGAATAGCTGCTATTCTTGGGGAGGTAGAAGCTGAG ATGGTCTCAGAGAAACAGCGGAAAGAATCTGCTCCCCCTGTTATTTCGTCAGAGAATGGCTCAGAGAAAACAACGTACTTCTTGGCTGAG GTAACACATACTTTTAATGCTGAGTCGGAGAAGGAACTGAGCTTGTCAGTAGGTGACTACGTTGTTGTGAGGAAG GTGAGTCCATCAGGATGGTCGGAAGGAGAATGCAGAGGTAATGCAGGATGGTTTCCATCAGCATACGTGGAGAAGCGCCAAAGGATTCCTACCAGTGATGTGGCTGAGGAAGTTTACTAA